The following are encoded in a window of Echeneis naucrates chromosome 19, fEcheNa1.1, whole genome shotgun sequence genomic DNA:
- the ppm1bb gene encoding protein phosphatase 1bb isoform X2 yields the protein MGAFLDKPKTEKHSAHGEGNGLRYGLSSMQGWRVEMEDAHTAVVGLPHGLTDWSFFAVYDGHAGSRVANYCSGHLLEHILSGGADFGSGPGSVEGVKDGIRSGFLNIDEYMRSFTDLRQGLDRSGSTAVCVLLSPTHLYFINCGDSRAVLSRDSKVGFSTQDHKPCNPREKERIQNAGGSVMIQRVNGSLAVSRALGDYDYKCVDGKGPTEQLVSPEPEVCVLERAAEGDEFVVLACDGIWDVMSNEELCEFVRSRLLVCDDLEKVCNSVVDTCLHKGSRDNMSVVLVCLPGAPKVSEEALKKEEELDKYLETRVEELLGNCGETGVPDLVSVLRSIATENIPNLPPGGGLASKRSVIEAVYNKLNPHREEEGACAGGEEESEEGGGSTAAHLLEALRQFRLHHRGQYRAVLEESLAAYHLRGESAVQGAGECRRTSGDNVGDGQEQPTSPPSPPSPPPSPATAELEASQDAPAPEFGPSSD from the exons ATGGGTGCATTCCTGGACAAGCCGAAGACAGAGAAGCATAGTGCCCACGGTGAGGGCAATGGGCTGCGTTATGGCCTGAGCTCCATGCAGGGGTGGCGGGTGGAGATGGAGGACGCCCACACAGCTGTGGTGGGTCTTCCTCACGGACTCACCGACTGGTCCTTCTTTGCTGTCTACGATGGCCATGCAGGTTCCCGGGTGGCCAACTACTGCTCCGGCCACCTGCTGgagcacatcttgtcaggggGGGCTGACTTCGGTTCAGGGCCGGGCTCTGTGGAAGGCGTGAAGGACGGCATCCGCTCAGGCTTCCTGAACATTGACGAGTACATGCGCAGCTTCACTGACCTGCGGCAGGGCCTGGACCGCAGCGGATCAACAGCAGTGTGCGTGTTGCTTAGCCCGACTCACCTCTACTTCATTAACTGCGGTGACTCGCGGGCCGTGCTGAGTCGAGACAGCAAGGTGGGCTTCTCTACCCAGGACCACAAGCCCTGCAACCCCCGTGAAAAGGAGCGCATCCAGAACGCCGGCGGCTCAGTCATGATCCAGAGGGTAAACGGCTCCCTTGCTGTGTCCCGGGCCCTAGGGGACTACGACTACAAATGTGTGGATGGTAAGGGCCCCACGGAGCAGCTGGTGAGCCCTGAGCCTgaggtgtgtgttttggagCGAGCAGCGGAGGGTGACGAGTTTGTGGTGCTGGCATGTGATGGAATCTGGGATGTCATGTCCAACGAGGAGCTGTGTGAATTTGTCCGCTCACGACTCCTGGTGTGTGATGACCTGGAGAAAGTCTGTAACTCAGTGGTGGACACCTGTCTGCATAAG GGGAGCAGGGACAACATGAGTGTGGTGTTGGTGTGTTTACCTGGAGCTCCCAAGGTCTCAGAAGAGGCTttgaagaaagaagaggagttGGATAAATACTTGGAGACCCGTGTTGAGG aGCTACTGGGAAACTGTGGGGAGACGGGAGTCCCTGACCTGGTGTCTGTCCTAAGGAGCATTGCCACAGAGAACATCCCCAATCTTCCACCTGGTGGCGGCCTGGCCAGCAA acgCAGTGTGATCGAGGCGGTGTACAACAAGCTGAACCCtcacagagaagaggaaggc GCCTGTgcggggggagaggaggagagtgaggaggGAGGTGGCAGTACGGCGGCTCATCTGCTGGAGGCACTGCGGCAGTTCCGCCTCCATCATCGGGGGCAGTACCGCGCGGTGCTGGAGGAGTCCCTTGCCGCCTACCACCTGCGGGGGGAGAGCGCTGTCCAGGGAGCAGGGGAGTGCAGGAGGACCTCAGGCGACAACGTTGGCGACGGCCAGGAGCAgcccacctcccctccctctcccccctcgCCCCCGCCCTCACCTGCCACTGCAGAGCTGGAGGCCAGCCAAGATGCGCCCGCCCCTGAGTTTGGTCCCTCCTCTGACTGA
- the ppm1bb gene encoding protein phosphatase 1bb isoform X1 — protein MGAFLDKPKTEKHSAHGEGNGLRYGLSSMQGWRVEMEDAHTAVVGLPHGLTDWSFFAVYDGHAGSRVANYCSGHLLEHILSGGADFGSGPGSVEGVKDGIRSGFLNIDEYMRSFTDLRQGLDRSGSTAVCVLLSPTHLYFINCGDSRAVLSRDSKVGFSTQDHKPCNPREKERIQNAGGSVMIQRVNGSLAVSRALGDYDYKCVDGKGPTEQLVSPEPEVCVLERAAEGDEFVVLACDGIWDVMSNEELCEFVRSRLLVCDDLEKVCNSVVDTCLHKGSRDNMSVVLVCLPGAPKVSEEALKKEEELDKYLETRVEELLGNCGETGVPDLVSVLRSIATENIPNLPPGGGLASKRSVIEAVYNKLNPHREEEGSLTPGVSPQACAGGEEESEEGGGSTAAHLLEALRQFRLHHRGQYRAVLEESLAAYHLRGESAVQGAGECRRTSGDNVGDGQEQPTSPPSPPSPPPSPATAELEASQDAPAPEFGPSSD, from the exons ATGGGTGCATTCCTGGACAAGCCGAAGACAGAGAAGCATAGTGCCCACGGTGAGGGCAATGGGCTGCGTTATGGCCTGAGCTCCATGCAGGGGTGGCGGGTGGAGATGGAGGACGCCCACACAGCTGTGGTGGGTCTTCCTCACGGACTCACCGACTGGTCCTTCTTTGCTGTCTACGATGGCCATGCAGGTTCCCGGGTGGCCAACTACTGCTCCGGCCACCTGCTGgagcacatcttgtcaggggGGGCTGACTTCGGTTCAGGGCCGGGCTCTGTGGAAGGCGTGAAGGACGGCATCCGCTCAGGCTTCCTGAACATTGACGAGTACATGCGCAGCTTCACTGACCTGCGGCAGGGCCTGGACCGCAGCGGATCAACAGCAGTGTGCGTGTTGCTTAGCCCGACTCACCTCTACTTCATTAACTGCGGTGACTCGCGGGCCGTGCTGAGTCGAGACAGCAAGGTGGGCTTCTCTACCCAGGACCACAAGCCCTGCAACCCCCGTGAAAAGGAGCGCATCCAGAACGCCGGCGGCTCAGTCATGATCCAGAGGGTAAACGGCTCCCTTGCTGTGTCCCGGGCCCTAGGGGACTACGACTACAAATGTGTGGATGGTAAGGGCCCCACGGAGCAGCTGGTGAGCCCTGAGCCTgaggtgtgtgttttggagCGAGCAGCGGAGGGTGACGAGTTTGTGGTGCTGGCATGTGATGGAATCTGGGATGTCATGTCCAACGAGGAGCTGTGTGAATTTGTCCGCTCACGACTCCTGGTGTGTGATGACCTGGAGAAAGTCTGTAACTCAGTGGTGGACACCTGTCTGCATAAG GGGAGCAGGGACAACATGAGTGTGGTGTTGGTGTGTTTACCTGGAGCTCCCAAGGTCTCAGAAGAGGCTttgaagaaagaagaggagttGGATAAATACTTGGAGACCCGTGTTGAGG aGCTACTGGGAAACTGTGGGGAGACGGGAGTCCCTGACCTGGTGTCTGTCCTAAGGAGCATTGCCACAGAGAACATCCCCAATCTTCCACCTGGTGGCGGCCTGGCCAGCAA acgCAGTGTGATCGAGGCGGTGTACAACAAGCTGAACCCtcacagagaagaggaaggc AGTCTGACCCCTGGCGTGTCACCTCAGGCCTGTgcggggggagaggaggagagtgaggaggGAGGTGGCAGTACGGCGGCTCATCTGCTGGAGGCACTGCGGCAGTTCCGCCTCCATCATCGGGGGCAGTACCGCGCGGTGCTGGAGGAGTCCCTTGCCGCCTACCACCTGCGGGGGGAGAGCGCTGTCCAGGGAGCAGGGGAGTGCAGGAGGACCTCAGGCGACAACGTTGGCGACGGCCAGGAGCAgcccacctcccctccctctcccccctcgCCCCCGCCCTCACCTGCCACTGCAGAGCTGGAGGCCAGCCAAGATGCGCCCGCCCCTGAGTTTGGTCCCTCCTCTGACTGA
- the ppm1bb gene encoding protein phosphatase 1bb isoform X3, with protein sequence MGAFLDKPKTEKHSAHGEGNGLRYGLSSMQGWRVEMEDAHTAVVGLPHGLTDWSFFAVYDGHAGSRVANYCSGHLLEHILSGGADFGSGPGSVEGVKDGIRSGFLNIDEYMRSFTDLRQGLDRSGSTAVCVLLSPTHLYFINCGDSRAVLSRDSKVGFSTQDHKPCNPREKERIQNAGGSVMIQRVNGSLAVSRALGDYDYKCVDGKGPTEQLVSPEPEVCVLERAAEGDEFVVLACDGIWDVMSNEELCEFVRSRLLVCDDLEKVCNSVVDTCLHKGSRDNMSVVLVCLPGAPKVSEEALKKEEELDKYLETRVEELLGNCGETGVPDLVSVLRSIATENIPNLPPGGGLASKRSVIEAVYNKLNPHREEEGSAGELEDPW encoded by the exons ATGGGTGCATTCCTGGACAAGCCGAAGACAGAGAAGCATAGTGCCCACGGTGAGGGCAATGGGCTGCGTTATGGCCTGAGCTCCATGCAGGGGTGGCGGGTGGAGATGGAGGACGCCCACACAGCTGTGGTGGGTCTTCCTCACGGACTCACCGACTGGTCCTTCTTTGCTGTCTACGATGGCCATGCAGGTTCCCGGGTGGCCAACTACTGCTCCGGCCACCTGCTGgagcacatcttgtcaggggGGGCTGACTTCGGTTCAGGGCCGGGCTCTGTGGAAGGCGTGAAGGACGGCATCCGCTCAGGCTTCCTGAACATTGACGAGTACATGCGCAGCTTCACTGACCTGCGGCAGGGCCTGGACCGCAGCGGATCAACAGCAGTGTGCGTGTTGCTTAGCCCGACTCACCTCTACTTCATTAACTGCGGTGACTCGCGGGCCGTGCTGAGTCGAGACAGCAAGGTGGGCTTCTCTACCCAGGACCACAAGCCCTGCAACCCCCGTGAAAAGGAGCGCATCCAGAACGCCGGCGGCTCAGTCATGATCCAGAGGGTAAACGGCTCCCTTGCTGTGTCCCGGGCCCTAGGGGACTACGACTACAAATGTGTGGATGGTAAGGGCCCCACGGAGCAGCTGGTGAGCCCTGAGCCTgaggtgtgtgttttggagCGAGCAGCGGAGGGTGACGAGTTTGTGGTGCTGGCATGTGATGGAATCTGGGATGTCATGTCCAACGAGGAGCTGTGTGAATTTGTCCGCTCACGACTCCTGGTGTGTGATGACCTGGAGAAAGTCTGTAACTCAGTGGTGGACACCTGTCTGCATAAG GGGAGCAGGGACAACATGAGTGTGGTGTTGGTGTGTTTACCTGGAGCTCCCAAGGTCTCAGAAGAGGCTttgaagaaagaagaggagttGGATAAATACTTGGAGACCCGTGTTGAGG aGCTACTGGGAAACTGTGGGGAGACGGGAGTCCCTGACCTGGTGTCTGTCCTAAGGAGCATTGCCACAGAGAACATCCCCAATCTTCCACCTGGTGGCGGCCTGGCCAGCAA acgCAGTGTGATCGAGGCGGTGTACAACAAGCTGAACCCtcacagagaagaggaaggc